The following are encoded in a window of Acropora muricata isolate sample 2 chromosome 6, ASM3666990v1, whole genome shotgun sequence genomic DNA:
- the LOC136920002 gene encoding solute carrier family 49 member 4 homolog — MTTEVDRVDETSHLVVNASGEDYTRMSVESIKVYKRRWYILFIFTLLNTTGNILWNTWPPIQETCQLVFGWNKTNVLIIGALQAVGSIISIVPSAWLLDTKGLRFAVLCSISLQTLAVFLEILPTSPSVRTGLISFSEFLISIAVPAVQNAGVLVLSATWFPPHERMTATAIATLASYLGSAFSYIAGPNLVPDIDYGNLTAYHAGHSVDIDKLRNITTPEQKEFLLTRINDYLFIEAVLVGILFFVVLIYFPAKPPSPPSLSSAAGRLDFVSGAKTLLKNRSFWWLLIIFSISNGVNWGWSSVQDLIFSGVGIDQKTAGWLGFWANVASLLAISFSWYADRIQSFTKPILIFLFLSTACAQTVLSMACEEVIPLTKAAFFAAGVSQVVLFSGTVPLIMELAAECAYPVAEGITSGVMILSVYGINFVFFVAFMFPQANPRWMNWLLVSSTVVCIPLIAFYTERYKRLDVDESKQS, encoded by the exons ATGACGACAGAAGTCGATCGAGTCGATGAAACTTCGCATCTCGTGGTAAATGCTTCGGGGGAGGATTACACCAGAATGTCAGTGGAGAGCATTAAAGTTTACAAACGAAGAtggtatattttatttattttcacgCTTCTGAATACGACAGGGAATATTTTGTGGAATACATGGCCACCGATTCAAGAGACATGTCAgcttgtgtttggttggaaCAAGACAAACGTGTTGATCATCGGCGCTTTGCAAGCCGTGGGTTCTATCATAAGCATAGTACCTTCTGCTTGGCTTTTGGACACTAAAG GTTTAAGATTCGCAGTTCTGTGCTCCATATCTCTGCAGACGCTTGCTGTATTTTTGGAAATCCTCCCCACTTCTCCGTCAGTGCGGACAGGACTTATCTCGTTCAGCGAGTTTCTTATTTCGATCGCGGTTCCCGCCGTTCAAAACGCGGGTGTACTTGTGCTCTCGGCGACCTGGTTCCCGCCACACGAGCGGATGACAGCCACTGCGATTGCTACGTTGGCTTCCTATCTCGGATCTGCATTTAGCTATATCGCTGGACCAAACCTTGTTCCCGATATAGACTACGGTAATTTAACAGCGTACCATGCGGGGCACAGCGTCGATATTGATAAACTAAGGAACATCACAACTCCAGAGCAGAAGGAGTTTCTCCTAACTAGAATCAATGACTACCTCTTTATTGAAGCTGTTCTTGTGGGAATCCTTTTCTTTGTTGTACTAATTTACTTTCCCGCCAAGCCGCCCAGTCCGCCGAGTTTGTCATCCGCAGCGGGGCGCTTGGATTTTGTCTCCGGCGCCAAAACTCTCCTGAAAAACCGGTCTTTCTGGTGGCTCTTGATTATCTTTAGCATCAGTAATGGCGTGAACTGGGGCTGGTCTAGTGTCCAGGACCTTATCTTCTCCGGCGTTGGTATCGATCAGAAGACCGCTGGCTGGTTGGGATTCTGGGCAAATGTGGCTTCGCTTCTCGCGATATCCTTTTCCTG GTACGCTGATCGTATTCAGAGCTTTACCAAACCAATTTTAATTTTCCTGTTTCTCTCTACGGCTTGCGCGCAAACAGTTCTCTCCATGGCGTGCGAAGAAGTCATTCCTCTAACTAAAGCTGCTTTCTTCGCCGCTGGTGTTTCGCAAGTTGTTCTCTTCAGCGGAACTGTGCCCCTCATCATGGAACTGGCCGCTGAATGTGCATATCCCGTTGCGGAGGGGATTACATCTGGCGTAATGATCTTATCTGTTTACGGCATCAACTTCGTGTTTTTCGTAGCTTTTATGTTTCCACAGGCGAACCCGCGTTGGATGAATTGGTTACTAGTCTCCTCAACTGTGGTTTGTATTCCCTTGATAGCTTTTTATACTGAAAGATACAAGCGACTAGATGTTGACGAGTCGAAGCAGAGTTAA
- the LOC136919804 gene encoding solute carrier family 49 member 4 homolog: MKREQSFEERANLLRSDDRRYKSLGSVHQNKCKVYKRRWYILIVFSICASLNNLIWNTWGPIQGTSQVVFGWNNTTITLMADWGPISFVVAVVPMCWLMDMKGLRVAVLAAAFLEFIGSGLRCIPVNDLTLQTWIIHCGQFITGIGGPIAMAAAPLVSAAWFPPEQRTTATAISSLACYSGTALSFLIGPLLVPDVLTYVSQAQIKNATSKGQISFLKLAHHFNQTQKDVFARKIMNLMYIELGATFLTMMCILIYFPEKPKLPPSVTAAVGRLEFKVGAKSLLKNGQFWLLVFIYGVGTGIYGGWCSVLDLNVSQFGISQNTAGWLGFGAVVAGSVSGISLSIFADHFARYMKLIVIALLAGATVSLAIFTLVCAHVLPFSETILYLTSILGGFFVNGTIPLFFEMAVESTYPVAEGITSGFLTFSNNFLQVIFYIFPMIPNLGLGWINWCTFATTGVCIPLLLLWRQRRYRSSVDERPDSYVPAPHNREMNSEPNNYGSTLPSSRPVGNDYSAPFPGAPSEA, encoded by the exons ATGAAGAGAGAACAATCTTTCGAAGAGAGAGCAAACTTGCTTCGTTCAGACGATCGGCGGTATAAATCGCTTGGTTCCGTTCACCAGAACAAATGCAAGGTCTACAAAAGACGATGGTATATTCTGATTGTATTTTCAATCTGTGCTTCTCTCAATAATCTTATTTGGAATACCTGGGGACCAATACAGGGAACGTCACAAGTGGTCTTTGGTTGGAATAACACAACCATAACGCTGATGGCGGACTGGGGTCCCATTTCGTTTGTTGTGGCAGTCGTGCCAATGTGCTGGCTTATGGACATGAAAG GTTTACGCGTAGCTGTCTTGGCTGCTGCTTTCCTTGAATTCATTGGTTCTGGTCTGCGTTGCATACCTGTTAACGACTTAACACTTCAAACTTGGATCATTCACTGTGGACAGTTCATAACTGGCATTGGAGGTCCAATTGCAATGGCTGCAGCACCATTGGTTTCAGCTGCATGGTTTCCTCCTGAGCAACGTACTACTGCTACGGCAATCTCATCTTTGGCTTGTTACAGTGGTACAGCTCTGTCTTTTTTGATCGGACCTCTTTTAGTGCCAGATGTTTTAACTTATGTCAGCCAAGCTCAGATTAAGAATGCAACCTCCAAAGGACAAATATCTTTTTTGAAATTAGCACACCATTTTAACCAGACACAAAAAGATGTCTTTGCAAGAAAAATCATGAACTTGATGTACATTGAGTTGGGAGCTACTTTTTTAACAATGATGTGCATACTCATTTATTTTCCTGAGAAACCCAAGCTTCCTCCAAGTGTCACTGCTGCTGTTGGACGGTTAGAATTTAAAGTTGGCGCAAAAAGCCTGTTGAagaatggccaattttggttgCTTGTTTTTATCTATGGTGTTGGAACAGGGATCTATGGTGGATGGTGTTCTGTGTTAGATCTAAACGTCTCACAGTTTGGAATTTCACAGAATACTGCTGGCTGGTTAGGATTTGGGGCTGTAGTGGCAGGATCTGTCTCCGGAATTTCACTGTCAAT ATTTGCAGACCACTTTGCCCGTTACATGAAGTtgattgtgatagcacttttagCTGGTGCAACAGTGTCGCTTGCGATTTTTACTCTAGTATGTGCTCACGTTCTTCCTTTTTCAGAGACTATTCTTTATCTCACAAGTATCCTTGGCGGCTTCTTTGTCAATGGAACAATTCCTCTCTTTTTTGAAATGGCAGTGGAATCAACTTATCCAGTTGCTGAAGGAATAACATCAGGATTTTTAACCTTCTCCAATAATTTCTTGCAAGTCATATTTTACATCTTTCCCATGATCCCAAATTTGGGACTTGGATGGATTAACTGGTGCACGTTTGCAACCACTGGTGTGTGCATACCATTATTGCTGCTTTGGCGGCAACGACGCTACCGCTCCAGTGTTGATGAAAGGCCAGACAGCTATGTCCCAGCTCCCCATAATCGTGAAATGAACTCGGAGCCAAATAATTACGGCAGTACACTTCCATCTTCTCGCCCTGTTGGCAATGATTACAGCGCTCCATTTCCAGGTGCACCTTCAGAGGCTTAA
- the LOC136920964 gene encoding uncharacterized protein encodes MHQRLLKDHGLVIDRETVRRLVKGLDPEGVELRSRKRFKRRQYVAAGPNFIWHIDGYDKLKPFGFCIHGAIDGYSRRILWLEVGPSNNDPMITVQYFIDCARQYGGCPRMVRGDCGTENIHIAAVQRFLRRNCQDRLAGAKSFMYGKSVANQRIEAWWSFLRKSNTDWWMRFFKDLSETGHFENSNVMHVECLRFCFMSLLQEELNNVAAT; translated from the exons ATGCATCAGCGTCTCCTTAAGGATCACGGATTGGTGATAGATAGAGAGACAGTTCGACGTTTAGTGAAGGGACTTGACCCTGAGGGAGTGGAGCTGCGATCCAGGAAACGATTCAAAAGAAGGCAATATGTAGCAGCGGGACCTAACTTCATATGGCATATTGACGGATACGATAAGTTGAAACCGTTTGGCTTTTGTATTCACGGTGCCATCGACGGATACAGCCGACGCATATTATGGCTTGAAGTTGGCCCCTCCAACAATGACCCGATGATAACCGTACAATACTTTATTGACTGTGCCCGCCAATACGGTGGCTGTCCTCGCATGGTAAGAGGTGACTGTGGAACTGAAAATATACA CATTGCAGCAGTTCAGCGATTTCTGAGACGGAATTGTCAGGATCGCCTCGCGGGAGCAAAAAGCTTTATGTACGGCAAATCTGTAGCTAACCAGAGAATTGAGGCGTGGTGGTCCTTCCTAAGAAAAAGTAACACTGACTGGTGGATGCgtttttttaaagatttatCAGAAACCGGGCATTTTGAAAACAGCAATGTCATGCACGTAGAGTGCCTACGGTTTTGTTTCATGAGCTTACTTCAAGAGGAGTTGAATAACGTGGCAGCGACCTAA
- the LOC136919803 gene encoding uncharacterized protein encodes MIVYSETSRCLVRISTTGHAYTRPDITSIGFTSNECKILASRQRCTNHLLHLYSDKGEPLTREHIKKSLNSFNSIVEHSSQTKGENAKNNLLALPRRNEEVRHSSHSARSRKRERRQRSLTADARRANIAELETKATVEDPLGAIIIRSLNQDLSPSLRLERYLINLQKEGYLTCSKKEDRKNVNKELTRTMTPKGAVCLKSKFLPHPPVYLFERNHKDSFFNKIV; translated from the coding sequence ATGATTGTTTACTCGGAGACTTCAAGATGCCTCGTTAGAATCTCGACGACTGGGCATGCATACACCCGACCCGACATTACCTCTATCGGTTTCACGAGTAACGAATGCAAAATTCTTGCTTCACGACAGCGATGTACAAACCATCTACTTCACTTGTACTCTGATAAAGGAGAACCGTTGACAAGGGAACACATAAAGAAAAGCTTGAATTCTTTCAATTCAATCGTCGAACATTCTTCGCAAACCAAAGGCGAgaatgcgaaaaacaatttattgGCACTTCCTCGCAGAAACGAAGAGGTTCGGCATTCCTCGCATTCTGCTCGGTCGCGGAAAAGGGAGAGGAGACAAAGATCATTAACTGCCGATGCTCGAAGAGCAAATATAGCAGAATTAGAAACAAAAGCTACAGTCGAAGATCCCTTGGGTGCGATAATCATTCGTTCCCTAAATCAAGATTTATCGCCTTCTCTTAGATTAGAGCGTTACTTGATAAATCTACAAAAAGAAGGTTATCTGACATGTTCAAAAAAAGAAGACCGAAAGAACGTTAACAAGGAACTAACAAGAACAATGACTCCAAAAGGAGCAGTTTGTTTGAAATCCAAGTTTTTGCCGCACCCTCCCGTATATTTATTTGAAAGAAACCATAAGgattcttttttcaataaaattgtCTGA